Proteins found in one bacterium genomic segment:
- a CDS encoding ABC transporter substrate-binding protein, with protein MLFLHVFSLAFPTAAALAASHPDALKIGVLAPLSGPYAAGGTSFVQAVTLAVEQANAEGGVFGQRVTTVVADTQGRVDVAKAEALRLVSREKVTALVGAYLSEETVGVMEIAARQRTILIVPVAATAEITDMVRREYARYRYVFRVGYSLPQWAEMISAFLSDRKVRRYAFVGAGIRWNRELGETLERTVAPMGIAPAYTAYYSPGNPAFDTVAVAAAAASPDMVILADPGRNSVSFLKRLREGAPALPVLSVGGALGDARLSASIPPAGPVYVQAAAWRGVSPAATAYVERFEQRYGAAPVGYSDTLPYDAVTVLVAAWRKAGTAATEAVVPVLERGAFAGVAGMYRFDASHQAIWGTGAGALRGTFVRWERGGARIVFPPPR; from the coding sequence ATGCTGTTTCTTCACGTTTTTTCGCTCGCTTTCCCCACGGCCGCCGCCCTTGCCGCATCGCATCCGGACGCGCTGAAGATCGGCGTGCTGGCCCCCCTGTCCGGCCCGTACGCCGCCGGCGGGACCTCCTTCGTGCAGGCCGTGACCCTCGCCGTCGAACAGGCCAACGCGGAAGGGGGGGTCTTCGGACAACGGGTGACGACCGTCGTCGCCGACACGCAGGGGCGGGTGGACGTGGCCAAGGCGGAGGCGCTGCGGCTGGTTTCCCGGGAGAAAGTCACCGCCCTTGTGGGTGCGTACCTGTCGGAGGAGACCGTGGGCGTCATGGAGATCGCCGCCAGGCAGCGGACGATCCTCATCGTCCCGGTGGCCGCCACCGCCGAGATCACCGACATGGTGCGGCGTGAGTACGCGCGATACCGGTACGTCTTCCGCGTGGGATACTCGCTTCCCCAGTGGGCGGAGATGATCTCCGCGTTCCTGTCGGACCGGAAGGTCCGCCGGTACGCGTTCGTCGGCGCCGGGATCCGCTGGAACCGGGAACTGGGGGAGACGCTCGAGCGGACCGTCGCCCCGATGGGGATCGCACCGGCCTACACCGCCTACTACAGCCCGGGGAACCCGGCCTTCGACACCGTCGCGGTCGCCGCGGCGGCCGCCTCCCCCGACATGGTGATTCTCGCCGATCCCGGGCGGAACTCCGTCTCCTTCCTGAAACGCCTGCGGGAGGGGGCGCCCGCGCTCCCTGTGCTCTCCGTCGGCGGGGCGCTCGGGGACGCCCGGCTGTCCGCCTCCATTCCGCCGGCCGGACCGGTCTACGTGCAGGCCGCCGCGTGGCGGGGCGTCTCCCCTGCCGCCACGGCGTACGTGGAGAGGTTCGAGCAACGGTACGGGGCGGCGCCCGTCGGGTACAGCGACACGCTTCCTTACGACGCCGTCACCGTGCTCGTGGCCGCATGGCGCAAGGCGGGTACCGCGGCGACCGAAGCCGTCGTGCCGGTCCTCGAACGCGGCGCGTTCGCGGGCGTGGCGGGCATGTATCGTTTCGATGCCTCCCACCAGGCCATTTGGGGGACCGGCGCGGG